The following proteins come from a genomic window of Corynebacterium hansenii:
- a CDS encoding tRNA (cytidine(34)-2'-O)-methyltransferase, which produces MCAGTGAALHLAEPLGFNFEEKHVRRAGLDYHDLAEVHVHPSLDAALTRLVGPAPVSLDDGDGDGGVVKRPGDDGGRPRVFAFTAHGGKWHTDVEYRPGDVLLFGPEPTGLSDEALADPRVTERIRIPMIPGRRSMNLSNAAAVAAYEVWRQLGFPGGK; this is translated from the coding sequence ATGTGCGCGGGCACGGGCGCGGCGCTGCACCTGGCGGAGCCGCTGGGCTTCAACTTCGAGGAGAAGCACGTGCGCCGCGCGGGCCTCGACTACCACGATCTCGCGGAGGTCCACGTCCATCCATCGCTCGATGCCGCGCTGACGCGGCTGGTGGGCCCGGCTCCTGTTTCGCTTGACGACGGTGATGGAGACGGCGGCGTCGTAAAGCGGCCCGGGGACGACGGCGGGCGGCCGCGCGTGTTCGCGTTCACGGCGCACGGCGGGAAGTGGCACACCGACGTCGAGTACCGGCCGGGGGACGTGCTGTTGTTCGGGCCGGAGCCGACGGGACTGTCGGACGAGGCGCTGGCAGATCCGCGGGTGACGGAGCGGATCCGCATCCCGATGATCCCGGGGCGCCGCAGCATGAACCTGTCGAATGCCGCGGCGGTGGCGGCGTACGAGGTGTGGCGCCAGTTGGGCTTCCCGGGAGGGAAGTGA